One Phycisphaerae bacterium RAS2 DNA window includes the following coding sequences:
- the ppiA_2 gene encoding Peptidyl-prolyl cis-trans isomerase A precursor, with the protein MTVAPLVRFLGLSLIVISSACAMADDKKPADAAATPAGDDKVKIADRDYVKLATTMGDIYIELDRFHAPISTQNFLDYVESEHYNGTIFHRVMSGFMIQGGGFDKDMKQKPVRAGIKNEWKNGLTNKRGSIAMARIGGQADSGTSQFFINVVDNDALNIPRDGAAYAVFGKVIKGMDVVDRIKAVPVQDMGGHQAVPLEPVVITKATRLNPKDDEIRAEIAKERLAEEQEAKHLADAAQKAWDDGMNIMRKQGCDPAKGTKSASGLWQYDVQVGTGATPAISDRVKVHCTGWLVDGKKFYSTRDQGEPLIHPVNQFIKGWTEGLLTMKVGGKRMFLIPPELGYGARGMPPAIPANATLVFEMELLDIVK; encoded by the coding sequence ATGACCGTTGCACCGCTCGTACGCTTTCTGGGCCTTTCCCTCATTGTGATTTCCAGCGCCTGCGCCATGGCCGACGACAAGAAGCCCGCGGACGCCGCTGCCACCCCCGCCGGAGACGATAAAGTGAAAATCGCCGATCGCGACTACGTGAAACTCGCCACGACGATGGGCGACATCTACATCGAGCTGGACCGCTTTCACGCGCCCATCTCGACGCAGAACTTCCTCGATTACGTCGAGAGCGAGCACTACAACGGCACGATCTTCCACCGCGTCATGAGCGGATTCATGATCCAGGGCGGCGGCTTCGACAAGGACATGAAACAGAAGCCCGTTCGCGCCGGCATCAAGAACGAGTGGAAGAACGGTCTCACCAACAAGCGAGGTTCCATCGCCATGGCGAGAATCGGCGGACAGGCCGATTCCGGCACGTCACAGTTCTTCATCAACGTCGTCGACAACGACGCCTTGAACATACCGCGCGACGGCGCCGCCTATGCCGTCTTCGGTAAAGTCATCAAGGGAATGGACGTCGTTGATCGCATCAAGGCGGTCCCCGTACAGGACATGGGCGGGCATCAGGCCGTGCCGCTCGAGCCGGTCGTCATCACCAAGGCCACACGACTCAACCCCAAGGACGACGAAATCAGGGCGGAGATCGCCAAAGAACGGCTGGCCGAAGAGCAGGAGGCCAAGCACCTGGCTGACGCAGCGCAAAAGGCCTGGGACGACGGCATGAACATCATGCGAAAGCAAGGCTGCGATCCGGCCAAGGGAACCAAGTCCGCGTCGGGCTTGTGGCAGTACGACGTACAAGTCGGCACGGGCGCAACGCCGGCCATCAGCGATCGCGTCAAGGTTCATTGCACCGGTTGGCTGGTGGATGGCAAAAAGTTCTACTCGACGCGCGATCAGGGCGAGCCGTTGATCCACCCCGTAAACCAATTCATCAAGGGCTGGACCGAGGGGCTATTAACCATGAAAGTCGGCGGCAAGCGGATGTTCTTGATTCCGCCGGAGCTGGGCTACGGCGCGCGGGGCATGCCGCCGGCCATTCCGGCGAATGCGACACTCGTCTTCGAGATGGAACTGCTGGACATCGTCAAGTAG
- a CDS encoding putative FKBP-type peptidyl-prolyl cis-trans isomerase, which translates to MSTLEQAKTFAESKGADLSKALTSRTGLCHIDVTEGAGPSPKPTDKVTVHYTGWLPDGKKFDSSRDRGQPAAFGLNQVISGWTEGVGSMKVGGRRMLIIPPDLGYGAAGAGGVIPPNATLVFDVELLKIG; encoded by the coding sequence ATGAGCACGCTGGAACAAGCCAAGACATTCGCCGAATCGAAAGGCGCTGATCTTTCCAAGGCGTTGACAAGCCGAACGGGCCTTTGTCACATCGACGTGACCGAAGGCGCCGGCCCCTCCCCCAAACCAACCGATAAGGTCACGGTGCACTACACCGGGTGGCTGCCCGATGGGAAGAAGTTCGACTCGTCGCGCGATCGCGGTCAGCCCGCTGCCTTCGGTTTGAACCAGGTCATTTCCGGATGGACCGAAGGCGTCGGCTCGATGAAGGTCGGCGGCCGGCGGATGCTCATCATCCCGCCTGACCTGGGGTACGGCGCGGCCGGAGCCGGCGGCGTTATTCCGCCGAACGCCACCCTTGTCTTCGATGTGGAACTGCTGAAGATCGGCTGA